Proteins from a single region of Chryseobacterium sp. T16E-39:
- a CDS encoding MFS transporter has protein sequence MGKKVKPNLSMAQIINMSMGFLGIQMAFGLQNGNASRILANFGADVHELSWFWLVAPVTGLIVQPIIGHMGDNTWSPLGRRKPYFLIGAVLCAIGLVLLPNAASATHMMAANVLLLAVIFLAMMDASINVAMEPFRALVGDMLPKHQGTIGFSVQTILIGIGAVIGSYLPDWLTRLGISNEAPSGFVANNVIYAFYIGAGILLLTILYTILSTKEYSPKEFAEFENGKEVVEEPSKFTDIFKDFAKIPLLMKKLGAVQFFSWFALFTMWVFTTSALATHHLGLSPQDTHSVEFNKAGDLTGKLFGYYNLWAIPFAFLLTPIAKVIGKKQTHALALLCGGIGLISMYFIKDVSYLKISMIGLGFAWASILAMPYAMLIDAIPQKKMGVYMGIFNFFIVIPQIINGLFGGPIVSKFFGNYAIGYVVVGGVCMILGAILTMIFIKSEDETPKEIEEEIQQVHF, from the coding sequence ATGGGTAAAAAAGTAAAACCAAACTTGTCCATGGCTCAGATCATCAATATGAGCATGGGGTTTTTAGGAATTCAGATGGCTTTCGGTTTACAGAACGGAAATGCCAGTAGGATTCTTGCCAATTTTGGGGCTGATGTTCATGAATTATCCTGGTTTTGGTTGGTAGCCCCCGTCACAGGACTTATTGTGCAACCCATTATCGGGCATATGGGAGATAATACCTGGAGTCCATTGGGGAGAAGGAAGCCTTATTTCTTAATTGGAGCTGTTTTATGCGCAATTGGTCTGGTTTTACTTCCGAATGCCGCTTCTGCTACGCATATGATGGCCGCTAATGTATTATTGTTAGCTGTTATATTTTTAGCAATGATGGATGCTTCTATCAATGTTGCAATGGAGCCTTTCCGTGCATTAGTGGGAGATATGCTTCCAAAGCATCAGGGAACGATAGGGTTTTCAGTTCAAACAATCCTCATTGGAATAGGGGCTGTGATAGGGTCTTATTTACCGGATTGGCTGACCCGATTAGGTATTTCTAATGAAGCTCCTTCTGGTTTTGTAGCCAATAATGTTATTTATGCATTTTATATAGGTGCTGGAATATTGTTATTGACTATATTATATACGATACTAAGTACAAAGGAATATTCTCCAAAAGAGTTTGCAGAATTTGAAAATGGGAAAGAAGTAGTTGAGGAACCATCCAAATTCACGGATATCTTTAAAGATTTTGCTAAAATACCCTTACTCATGAAAAAGCTTGGTGCTGTACAATTTTTCTCATGGTTTGCCTTGTTTACCATGTGGGTATTCACGACAAGTGCTTTAGCAACGCATCATTTGGGGCTTTCTCCCCAGGATACACATTCTGTTGAATTCAATAAAGCCGGAGATCTTACCGGGAAATTATTTGGATACTATAATTTATGGGCGATTCCATTTGCCTTTTTATTAACTCCTATTGCCAAAGTAATTGGAAAAAAACAAACACATGCTCTGGCTCTTCTTTGTGGTGGTATTGGACTAATTTCAATGTACTTTATTAAAGATGTAAGTTACCTTAAGATTTCTATGATAGGATTAGGTTTCGCATGGGCAAGTATTCTGGCAATGCCTTATGCGATGTTAATTGATGCAATTCCTCAAAAGAAAATGGGGGTCTACATGGGAATTTTTAATTTCTTTATTGTGATTCCACAAATTATTAATGGTCTTTTTGGAGGACCTATTGTAAGTAAGTTCTTTGGAAACTATGCTATCGGTTATGTTGTTGTGGGTGGTGTCTGCATGATTTTGGGAGCAATTCTTACAATGATTTTTATTAAATCAGAAGATGAAACACCTAAAGAAATTGAAGAAGAAATACAGCAGGTGCATTTTTGA
- a CDS encoding GMC oxidoreductase, translating to MYDIIIIGSGAGGATMAYKLADTGKKILIIERGDYVPVEKENWDSVEVFEKNRYTTTDLWLDRHDKPFRPGMHYNVGGNTKFYGAALFRLREEDFKEIKHYGGISPSWPIQYEDLKEYYLEAEKLFHVHGKRGSDPTEPFDSEPYPNPPLPHEPRIQEIVDQLTDYGFHPFELPVGVNFKPHNAANAPYTLDRFDGFPDASERKGDAHLCSLSKALEYPNVELMINTKVLRLHPNDSGTKISEVVVEQNGDIKTLTSDLVILSAGAINSAAILLESKNEQFPYGLANTSDQVGRNYMFHQNTALVALYTEPNPTKFGKTFGINDFYHANRGYEFPLGHIQMLGKSDEHQIKADSPVAAPGFTFELMAKHAVDFWLTSEDLPDPENRVTVENGQIKITYSENNQKGHELLKAELIKALKASGKFESFLFKGFYFSKGMDVASPAHQNGTTKMGTDPKTSVVDTYCKAHDLENLYIVDGGFFVSSGAVNPALTIIAMALRVADYLKNSF from the coding sequence ATGTACGATATCATCATTATAGGAAGCGGAGCAGGAGGAGCAACAATGGCTTATAAACTAGCCGATACTGGGAAAAAAATTCTGATCATCGAAAGAGGTGACTATGTTCCTGTTGAAAAAGAAAATTGGGACTCTGTCGAGGTTTTTGAAAAGAACAGATATACAACCACCGATTTATGGCTGGATAGGCATGATAAACCCTTTCGACCGGGAATGCATTATAATGTAGGTGGAAATACTAAATTTTATGGGGCAGCTTTATTCCGTTTGAGGGAAGAAGACTTTAAAGAGATAAAACATTACGGAGGAATTTCACCTTCCTGGCCTATTCAATATGAAGATTTAAAGGAGTATTATCTTGAAGCAGAGAAACTTTTCCATGTTCATGGTAAAAGAGGATCTGATCCCACTGAACCTTTTGATTCAGAACCATATCCTAATCCGCCATTACCTCATGAACCTAGAATACAAGAGATCGTTGATCAACTGACCGATTATGGATTTCATCCTTTTGAATTGCCTGTTGGAGTCAATTTTAAACCTCATAATGCTGCAAACGCTCCTTACACATTAGATCGTTTTGATGGTTTTCCGGATGCTTCCGAAAGAAAGGGTGACGCTCATCTTTGTTCACTATCAAAAGCGTTGGAGTATCCCAATGTAGAATTGATGATCAATACAAAAGTTCTCAGATTACATCCCAATGATTCGGGAACCAAAATTTCAGAAGTTGTCGTGGAACAAAATGGTGACATAAAAACCCTGACTTCAGATTTGGTCATCCTTTCAGCTGGCGCTATTAACTCCGCTGCCATATTATTGGAAAGCAAGAACGAACAATTTCCTTATGGTCTGGCTAATACTTCAGATCAGGTTGGAAGAAATTATATGTTTCATCAGAATACAGCGTTAGTTGCATTGTACACAGAACCAAATCCCACGAAATTTGGAAAAACTTTTGGGATAAACGATTTTTACCACGCCAACAGAGGATACGAATTTCCTTTGGGGCATATTCAAATGTTGGGAAAATCTGATGAACACCAGATTAAAGCGGATAGTCCAGTTGCAGCACCTGGCTTTACTTTTGAGCTAATGGCAAAACATGCGGTGGATTTTTGGCTGACTTCAGAAGATCTTCCGGATCCTGAAAATAGGGTAACCGTTGAAAACGGACAGATCAAGATTACCTATTCTGAAAACAATCAAAAAGGACATGAGCTGTTGAAAGCAGAGCTGATCAAAGCTTTAAAAGCATCTGGCAAGTTTGAAAGCTTTCTGTTCAAGGGATTTTATTTCAGTAAAGGAATGGATGTAGCTTCTCCAGCCCATCAAAATGGAACTACAAAAATGGGAACAGATCCTAAAACTTCAGTGGTTGATACCTATTGTAAAGCACATGATTTAGAAAATCTGTATATCGTCGACGGAGGATTTTTTGTTTCGAGCGGGGCAGTAAATCCTGCATTGACCATTATTGCTATGGCATTGCGCGTAGCAGATTATCTTAAAAATTCTTTTTAA
- a CDS encoding MFS transporter encodes MNSRTVTIVVVYLLAFLTGVNFVVFPALGTAFTDQSLFALTPSQFGNLFIPQVICIILSCLGAPFLVNKTGPKIVLVAGLLLMIISTGSLWLLHHFIGVKSLLFPVLMILVAFTGTGFGLSITTLNPLAASLFEDKRSSAILILQFLVGLGTSTSPLMINLVGGVKNWMYLPGSIFVVVVIAFAAFLFLKLEKGSFFELPNHFKTPGKLWIFFIAIVLYGCIEGTFGSFGGIILKNQGLDNNKASLGLSLFWGGIALNRLLFGIFSKRFDLSYVFLTSPLWVAGFLFIMLIDPNINILLFLMFFIGFFMGSIFPGSIGWGTVEFPTLSVLVSGFMMAANQIGTGVVTNVLGSFSNDTSIILEFLIFFMLIICVLLFYLKRNSKIKEAF; translated from the coding sequence ATGAACTCCAGAACAGTCACCATTGTTGTTGTCTATTTATTAGCTTTTTTAACAGGAGTTAATTTCGTTGTATTTCCGGCATTAGGAACTGCTTTTACGGATCAGTCATTATTTGCGTTAACTCCGTCACAGTTTGGAAATCTATTTATTCCACAGGTGATCTGTATTATTCTTTCCTGTTTGGGAGCTCCTTTTTTAGTTAATAAAACAGGACCTAAAATAGTTTTGGTTGCCGGTCTTTTATTAATGATTATATCCACAGGAAGTTTGTGGCTGCTCCATCATTTCATTGGTGTTAAGTCCTTATTATTTCCTGTATTAATGATTTTGGTAGCATTTACGGGAACAGGATTTGGTCTTTCTATCACAACACTGAATCCATTAGCGGCAAGTTTGTTTGAAGATAAAAGGTCTTCTGCGATTTTGATTTTACAGTTTTTAGTTGGATTGGGAACTTCTACTTCTCCTTTAATGATAAACCTTGTAGGAGGTGTTAAAAACTGGATGTACCTCCCCGGAAGTATATTTGTTGTGGTGGTTATTGCCTTTGCAGCTTTTTTATTTTTAAAATTAGAGAAAGGATCTTTTTTTGAGCTTCCCAACCATTTTAAAACTCCGGGAAAATTATGGATTTTCTTTATTGCTATTGTTTTGTATGGCTGTATAGAAGGTACTTTCGGAAGTTTTGGAGGAATTATACTTAAAAATCAGGGTTTAGATAATAATAAAGCCAGTCTTGGGCTCTCTCTATTTTGGGGAGGCATTGCTTTGAATCGACTGTTATTTGGAATTTTTTCAAAACGGTTTGACCTGTCTTATGTTTTTCTTACTTCGCCTCTTTGGGTAGCAGGCTTTCTTTTTATAATGTTAATCGATCCCAATATAAATATCCTATTATTCCTAATGTTCTTTATTGGGTTTTTCATGGGAAGTATTTTCCCCGGATCTATTGGTTGGGGAACGGTAGAATTTCCTACACTTTCTGTCTTGGTGTCGGGGTTTATGATGGCGGCCAATCAGATCGGGACTGGTGTTGTAACCAATGTCTTAGGTAGCTTTTCAAATGATACTTCTATCATATTGGAATTTCTAATCTTTTTTATGCTCATCATTTGCGTTTTGCTCTTTTATCTTAAGCGGAATTCAAAGATTAAAGAAGCATTTTAA
- a CDS encoding FMN-dependent NADH-azoreductase, whose product MANILNIKTSINGENSISNKLSEILISQLLEKNPGSEVVVRDLSTNPIPHMEIKHFASLAIPDEEKNNDQKNASRYSDEALKEIQEADIIVIGVPFYNFTFPSTLKSWIDSIAVANKTFSYSDGILKGLLKNKKLYLNLAVGGIYDNGIVENMEHYLTTLFGFIGITDIEIFKSEGTMIPQLKEENLLKTVSEIEAVFA is encoded by the coding sequence ATGGCAAACATTTTAAATATCAAAACAAGCATCAATGGTGAAAATTCGATAAGTAATAAGCTTTCTGAAATTCTTATCAGTCAATTATTAGAAAAAAATCCTGGAAGCGAAGTAGTTGTTCGTGATTTGTCTACAAATCCGATCCCTCATATGGAAATTAAACATTTTGCATCACTTGCTATTCCTGATGAGGAAAAAAATAATGACCAAAAAAATGCATCAAGATATTCTGATGAAGCTTTAAAAGAAATTCAGGAAGCTGATATTATCGTGATTGGTGTTCCTTTTTACAATTTTACTTTTCCCTCTACTCTAAAATCCTGGATCGACAGTATTGCAGTTGCCAATAAAACATTTTCCTACAGTGACGGAATACTGAAGGGATTATTAAAGAATAAAAAATTGTATCTCAATCTGGCAGTGGGTGGAATTTACGATAATGGAATTGTTGAAAATATGGAACATTATCTAACAACTTTATTCGGATTCATCGGAATTACAGATATTGAAATTTTCAAATCTGAAGGAACTATGATCCCTCAACTTAAAGAGGAAAATTTACTTAAAACCGTTTCAGAAATAGAAGCTGTTTTCGCATAA
- a CDS encoding winged helix-turn-helix transcriptional regulator, which produces MEKQPNHKECMQVLKPVRDTLDIISGKWKLQIIISLNAGNKRFTEIERSIPKLTSKVLAKELKDLEQNGLVERIVKDTYPVSIEYLPTEYTKTLHPVIGSLSEWGKNHRQHIFGTTMTEVADNGS; this is translated from the coding sequence ATGGAAAAGCAACCCAACCATAAAGAATGCATGCAGGTCTTGAAACCTGTTCGTGATACCCTGGATATTATTAGCGGCAAATGGAAATTACAGATTATCATTTCCCTGAATGCCGGAAATAAGCGTTTTACAGAAATTGAACGAAGTATTCCTAAACTTACATCAAAAGTTTTAGCTAAAGAATTAAAAGATCTGGAGCAAAATGGTTTGGTTGAGAGAATAGTGAAAGACACCTATCCCGTTTCCATTGAATACTTGCCGACAGAATATACCAAAACGTTGCATCCGGTTATAGGATCATTAAGTGAGTGGGGGAAAAATCATCGGCAACATATTTTTGGGACTACTATGACAGAGGTGGCTGATAATGGTAGCTAA
- a CDS encoding pirin family protein → MKTVYHKSDSRGHANHGWLNSYHTFSFANYQNPERTNFGVLRVLNDDTVSQGMGFGAHPHRDMEIISIPLEGDLEHKDSMGTTAVIKKGEIQVMSAGTGVQHSEYNKNKDEEVKFLQIWVFPRELNVEPRYDQKSIKEGEKVNGFQQILSPNKNDDGVWIHQDAWFNLANFTKGNGKNYVFNKKGNGVYAFVLKGSAKVGDRVLNERDGLGIWDTQSFNIEAVEDTEILLMEVPMELPSYLK, encoded by the coding sequence ATGAAAACAGTATATCATAAATCAGATTCAAGAGGCCATGCTAATCATGGTTGGTTAAACAGTTACCATACTTTCAGTTTTGCGAATTATCAAAATCCTGAAAGAACAAACTTTGGAGTTTTAAGAGTATTGAATGATGACACCGTTTCTCAGGGAATGGGATTTGGAGCCCACCCTCACAGAGATATGGAAATTATTTCTATTCCTTTAGAGGGAGATTTGGAGCATAAAGATTCAATGGGAACTACGGCTGTTATTAAAAAAGGGGAAATTCAGGTGATGAGTGCCGGAACTGGTGTTCAACATAGTGAATACAATAAAAACAAAGATGAAGAAGTAAAATTCTTACAAATCTGGGTTTTCCCAAGAGAATTGAATGTAGAACCTCGATACGATCAGAAAAGCATTAAAGAAGGGGAAAAAGTGAATGGATTCCAGCAGATTCTTTCACCCAATAAAAATGATGATGGTGTTTGGATTCACCAGGATGCATGGTTCAACCTGGCGAATTTTACGAAAGGGAATGGTAAAAACTATGTTTTCAATAAAAAAGGAAACGGAGTTTATGCTTTTGTATTAAAAGGAAGCGCCAAAGTAGGTGACCGGGTTTTAAATGAAAGAGATGGATTAGGTATTTGGGATACTCAGAGTTTTAACATCGAGGCTGTTGAGGATACAGAAATATTATTGATGGAAGTTCCGATGGAATTACCGTCTTATTTGAAATAA
- a CDS encoding NADPH-dependent FMN reductase: MKVLAIAGSNSEASMNKHLVSYAASMFGEKAEIEVIDLNPFEMPIYKHERELAGGVPQEAKDFAAKIDGANLLLVSLAEHNGTYSTAFKNVFDWVSRIKDRTVWNEVPMLLMSTSPGGRGGAGVLEAAGKRFPFHGGNVVETFSLPFFNDNFDKAAGKISNEEKDSELREKIIKISAIETILEK, from the coding sequence ATGAAAGTTTTAGCAATAGCAGGAAGTAATTCCGAAGCATCAATGAATAAGCACTTGGTATCTTATGCCGCTTCTATGTTTGGAGAAAAAGCAGAAATAGAAGTAATCGATTTAAATCCTTTTGAAATGCCAATTTATAAGCATGAAAGAGAATTAGCTGGTGGTGTACCTCAGGAAGCAAAAGATTTTGCTGCAAAGATTGATGGTGCCAATTTATTGTTGGTTTCTTTAGCTGAACATAACGGAACTTACTCAACGGCTTTTAAAAATGTATTCGATTGGGTTTCTAGAATTAAAGACAGAACGGTTTGGAATGAAGTGCCTATGCTTTTAATGTCTACATCACCTGGTGGTAGAGGAGGAGCCGGAGTTTTGGAAGCTGCTGGTAAACGTTTTCCTTTCCACGGTGGAAATGTGGTAGAAACATTTTCGCTTCCTTTCTTCAATGATAATTTTGATAAAGCGGCTGGAAAAATATCTAATGAGGAAAAAGACAGTGAGTTAAGAGAGAAAATTATTAAGATTTCTGCCATTGAAACAATCTTGGAAAAATAG
- the purM gene encoding phosphoribosylformylglycinamidine cyclo-ligase, producing MSNTYKSAGVDKEEGYKTVDKIKKAVGETHNSNVLNHLGSFGAFYEIGGYKNPVLVSGTDGVGTKLKVALDSKKYDSIGVDCFAMCANDILCHGAKPLFFLDYLACGKLDSEIAAEIVLGMVAACKDNNCALIGGETAEMPGMYQPGDYDVAGFCVGIVEKDQIIDGSKIKAGDKIIALPSSGFHSNGFSLVRKVFPNFDEEFEGKPLYETLLVPTRLYYKDIHKVIEEVKVAGIAHITGGGLYENIPRIIGDGLCASIDASKIQIPSIMLELEKRGGVAREEMFGTFNMGVGMIVVVDPQHAEKVLHLLDDAYEIGEITEGSEKINLTF from the coding sequence ATGAGCAACACTTACAAATCTGCAGGAGTAGACAAAGAAGAAGGATACAAAACCGTTGATAAGATCAAAAAAGCGGTCGGTGAAACCCACAATTCCAATGTATTGAATCATTTGGGGAGTTTTGGTGCTTTTTATGAGATCGGGGGTTATAAAAACCCGGTATTGGTTTCAGGTACAGATGGAGTAGGAACAAAGCTTAAAGTAGCTTTAGATTCTAAAAAATATGATTCTATTGGGGTAGATTGTTTCGCAATGTGTGCTAATGATATTCTTTGCCACGGTGCTAAACCATTATTCTTCTTAGATTATTTGGCTTGTGGAAAATTGGATTCTGAAATTGCTGCAGAAATCGTTTTAGGAATGGTGGCAGCTTGTAAAGATAACAACTGTGCATTAATTGGTGGAGAAACTGCTGAAATGCCGGGAATGTATCAGCCAGGAGATTATGATGTTGCCGGATTCTGTGTAGGAATTGTTGAGAAAGATCAGATCATTGATGGTTCTAAAATAAAAGCGGGTGATAAAATCATTGCATTACCAAGCTCAGGATTCCATTCTAATGGATTTTCGTTAGTAAGAAAAGTATTCCCGAATTTTGACGAAGAATTTGAAGGAAAACCATTATACGAAACACTTTTGGTTCCTACCAGATTATATTATAAAGACATTCACAAAGTAATTGAAGAAGTAAAGGTTGCGGGGATCGCTCACATTACCGGAGGAGGTTTATATGAAAATATTCCAAGAATTATTGGTGATGGTTTATGTGCTTCTATTGATGCTTCAAAAATTCAGATTCCAAGTATCATGCTTGAATTGGAAAAAAGAGGTGGCGTAGCACGTGAAGAAATGTTCGGAACCTTCAATATGGGAGTAGGGATGATCGTTGTAGTCGATCCTCAGCATGCTGAAAAAGTATTACATCTTTTAGATGATGCTTACGAAATAGGAGAAATTACTGAAGGAAGCGAGAAAATTAATTTAACATTTTAA
- the purN gene encoding phosphoribosylglycinamide formyltransferase: MKNIVVLVSGSGTNLQRILDTIDNGEIQNAKVSLVVADRECYGLERAKNHNIDTILIPRGKNFSNELTKVIPENTDLIVLAGFLSILKPEFCEHWNGKIINIHPALLPKYGGKGMWGMNVHHAVIEAKEKESGATVHFVTPGIDEGEAILQKSFEVTESDSPETLAEKVHKIEYEIFPIAINKVLKNQHQ, translated from the coding sequence ATGAAAAACATCGTTGTACTCGTTTCAGGTTCCGGAACCAATCTTCAAAGGATTTTAGATACCATTGACAACGGAGAAATCCAAAATGCAAAAGTATCTCTTGTTGTTGCAGATAGAGAATGTTACGGACTTGAAAGAGCAAAAAATCATAACATAGATACTATTCTTATTCCAAGAGGGAAAAATTTTAGTAACGAATTGACTAAAGTAATTCCTGAAAATACAGATTTAATTGTATTGGCGGGCTTCCTGTCTATTCTTAAACCTGAATTTTGTGAACATTGGAATGGTAAAATAATTAATATACATCCTGCTTTGCTTCCTAAATATGGAGGAAAAGGGATGTGGGGAATGAATGTTCACCATGCGGTTATTGAAGCTAAAGAAAAAGAAAGTGGTGCAACCGTTCATTTTGTAACTCCCGGAATTGATGAAGGAGAAGCAATTCTTCAGAAATCATTTGAAGTGACAGAAAGTGACAGTCCGGAAACATTAGCTGAAAAAGTACATAAGATTGAATATGAAATATTTCCGATAGCAATCAATAAAGTACTCAAGAATCAACACCAATAA
- a CDS encoding proline-specific peptidase family protein has product MRIFISLLTVFILFSCNKVATKDQEIKIEKYFDYGDSIESGGVKMIPITTPAGDFKVWTKRFGSNPKIKILLLHGGPGMTHEYMECFETFFQKEGFEFYEYDQLGSYYSDQPKDDKLWTTDRFVDEVEQVRKAIGGDQSNFYVLGNSWGGILAMEYALKYQKNLKGLIVANMVASAPEYGKYSEDVLAKQMKPEVLKEIREIEAKKDFNNPRYMELLVPNFYNEHICRLKEWPDGLNRAIKHANANVYTLMQGPSEFGISGRLANWDVKNQLHNISIPTLMIGAKYDTMDPKAMEEQSKLVKKGRYLYCPNGSHLAMWDDQKVFMNGVINFIKDVDSQNFKK; this is encoded by the coding sequence ATGAGAATTTTTATTTCTCTTTTGACTGTTTTTATCCTGTTTTCGTGTAACAAGGTTGCAACGAAAGATCAGGAGATCAAAATAGAAAAGTATTTTGATTATGGAGATTCTATTGAATCAGGAGGAGTGAAGATGATTCCAATCACGACACCTGCCGGAGACTTTAAAGTGTGGACAAAACGTTTCGGGAGCAATCCGAAGATCAAAATTTTGCTTTTACACGGAGGTCCGGGAATGACGCACGAATATATGGAATGCTTTGAAACTTTCTTCCAGAAAGAAGGTTTTGAGTTTTATGAATATGATCAGTTGGGATCTTATTACAGTGACCAACCGAAGGATGACAAACTTTGGACGACGGATCGTTTTGTAGATGAAGTAGAACAGGTACGAAAAGCAATTGGTGGAGACCAGTCTAATTTTTATGTTTTGGGTAATTCCTGGGGTGGAATTTTAGCCATGGAATATGCGCTGAAATATCAGAAAAATTTAAAAGGATTAATCGTTGCCAATATGGTTGCCAGTGCACCGGAATATGGCAAATATTCAGAGGACGTTTTGGCAAAGCAGATGAAGCCGGAAGTTTTGAAAGAGATAAGAGAAATCGAAGCAAAAAAAGATTTCAATAACCCACGTTATATGGAATTGCTCGTTCCTAATTTTTACAATGAGCATATATGCCGCTTGAAAGAATGGCCGGATGGATTAAACCGGGCGATAAAACATGCTAATGCAAATGTGTATACATTGATGCAGGGACCGAGCGAATTTGGAATCAGCGGACGCTTGGCAAACTGGGATGTTAAGAACCAGTTGCACAATATCAGTATTCCGACATTAATGATCGGTGCAAAATATGACACGATGGATCCAAAAGCGATGGAAGAACAAAGCAAATTGGTGAAAAAAGGAAGATACCTTTATTGTCCAAACGGAAGTCATCTTGCAATGTGGGACGATCAAAAAGTTTTTATGAATGGAGTCATTAATTTTATAAAGGATGTTGATTCTCAAAATTTTAAGAAGTAA
- the purH gene encoding bifunctional phosphoribosylaminoimidazolecarboxamide formyltransferase/IMP cyclohydrolase — MSKKRVLISVSDKNGLIEFAQFLEAQNYELISTGGTFKHLKEAGLNPIQIDEVTNFPEMLDGRVKTLHPKVHGGLLAVRSNEEHMKTVQEHGIGLIDMVIVNLYPFFENVNKDISLHEKVEFIDIGGPSMLRSAAKNFDSVTVITDVEDYTAVKIEMEQNGDTYIETRKKLAGKVFNLTSAYDAAISRMLLEEEYPTYLSASYKKAADLRYGENPHQTAAYYVSTFENGAMKDFEQLGGKELSFNNLRDMDLCWKVVTEFKEELACCAVKHSTPCGVAIGTSALETYQKTFECDPISIFGGIVAMNYKIDAVTAEELNKTFLEIVMAPDFDEEALEVLRKKKNLRIIKIVNPVSDKQTWVKIDGGILVQDNDTYFSEDIKVVTDVQPTEEQKKALLFSQRVVKYVKSNAIVVSNGIQAFGIGGGQVNRIWATQQAIERAKEKFSGNLVLASDAFFPFRDVVDFCAEQGIKAIIQPGGSVKDQDSIEAANEHGIPMMFTGVRHFLH; from the coding sequence ATGAGTAAAAAGAGAGTTTTAATCAGTGTTTCTGACAAGAACGGATTAATAGAATTCGCTCAGTTTCTGGAAGCCCAGAACTACGAATTGATTTCTACTGGAGGAACATTCAAGCATTTGAAAGAAGCAGGTTTAAATCCTATTCAGATCGATGAGGTGACCAACTTCCCTGAGATGTTGGATGGTAGAGTGAAAACTTTACACCCAAAAGTTCATGGCGGATTATTAGCTGTTCGTTCGAATGAGGAACACATGAAGACGGTTCAGGAACATGGAATTGGTTTGATCGATATGGTTATCGTAAATCTTTATCCTTTCTTTGAAAATGTAAACAAAGACATTTCTTTACATGAAAAGGTAGAATTTATTGATATCGGTGGTCCTTCTATGCTTCGTTCAGCAGCTAAAAACTTTGACTCTGTTACTGTAATTACTGACGTGGAAGATTATACAGCAGTAAAAATTGAAATGGAGCAGAACGGAGATACCTATATTGAAACCCGTAAAAAATTGGCTGGTAAAGTATTTAACCTTACTTCTGCTTATGATGCTGCTATTTCAAGAATGCTTTTAGAAGAAGAATATCCTACTTATTTAAGTGCTTCTTACAAAAAAGCAGCTGACTTAAGATACGGTGAAAACCCTCATCAGACTGCTGCTTACTATGTTTCTACTTTCGAAAACGGAGCAATGAAAGATTTCGAACAGCTTGGAGGAAAAGAACTTTCTTTCAACAATCTTCGCGATATGGACCTTTGCTGGAAAGTAGTTACCGAATTCAAAGAAGAATTGGCTTGTTGTGCAGTGAAACATTCTACTCCTTGTGGAGTTGCTATTGGAACTTCTGCATTGGAAACTTATCAAAAAACTTTTGAATGTGATCCAATTTCAATCTTTGGCGGAATTGTTGCAATGAACTACAAGATCGATGCAGTGACTGCTGAAGAATTAAATAAAACTTTCCTTGAAATTGTAATGGCTCCTGATTTTGATGAGGAAGCTTTAGAAGTTTTGAGAAAAAAGAAAAACTTGAGAATTATAAAAATCGTTAATCCGGTTTCTGATAAGCAGACTTGGGTGAAGATTGACGGAGGTATTTTAGTTCAGGATAATGATACTTATTTTTCTGAGGATATTAAAGTAGTAACCGACGTACAACCTACCGAAGAGCAGAAAAAAGCATTGCTTTTCTCTCAGAGAGTAGTAAAATACGTAAAATCAAATGCGATTGTTGTTTCCAACGGAATTCAGGCCTTTGGAATCGGTGGTGGACAGGTTAACAGAATCTGGGCTACTCAACAGGCAATTGAAAGAGCTAAGGAGAAATTCTCCGGAAATCTTGTACTGGCTTCAGATGCATTTTTCCCTTTCCGTGACGTAGTAGATTTCTGCGCTGAGCAAGGTATCAAAGCAATCATTCAGCCGGGAGGTAGTGTAAAAGATCAGGATAGCATCGAAGCCGCAAACGAACACGGAATTCCAATGATGTTTACTGGAGTTAGACATTTTTTACATTAA